The proteins below come from a single Nostoc sp. KVJ3 genomic window:
- the surE gene encoding 5'/3'-nucleotidase SurE → MTIILTNDDGIDAPGIKALIKAVKGKNVIIAAPADHQSGCGHQVTTTRAINLQRRSETEYAIAGTPADCVRIAITQITADVNFVLSGINAGGNLGVDAYISGTVAAVREAAMHGIPGIAISHYRKAKQNFDWDLAAKLTAEVLADLLKRPLESGSFWNVNLPHLQPGEAEPEVVFCQACTKPLPVNYRVEGDDFYYVGEYGKRDRTPGSDVDVCFSGNIAVTQLRV, encoded by the coding sequence ATGACTATAATTTTAACTAACGACGATGGTATTGATGCCCCTGGTATAAAAGCTCTCATCAAAGCTGTAAAAGGCAAAAATGTTATTATTGCTGCTCCTGCTGATCATCAATCTGGCTGCGGACATCAAGTAACCACTACTCGCGCCATCAACCTCCAACGACGTTCTGAGACAGAATATGCGATCGCAGGGACTCCCGCCGATTGCGTGAGAATTGCAATAACACAAATCACCGCAGATGTCAATTTTGTGCTTTCAGGGATCAATGCTGGGGGAAACTTGGGAGTTGATGCCTACATTTCTGGTACTGTGGCTGCTGTGCGGGAAGCCGCAATGCACGGTATTCCCGGAATTGCTATTTCCCACTATCGCAAAGCCAAGCAGAATTTTGATTGGGATTTGGCCGCCAAATTAACAGCTGAAGTTTTAGCAGACTTACTCAAGCGTCCCCTAGAATCGGGAAGCTTCTGGAATGTAAATCTACCGCATTTGCAACCAGGAGAGGCAGAACCTGAAGTAGTGTTTTGCCAAGCCTGTACCAAACCTTTACCCGTAAACTATCGAGTTGAAGGCGATGATTTTTATTATGTAGGGGAATATGGCAAACGCGATCGCACTCCTGGTAGCGATGTGGATGTATGTTTTTCCGGCAATATCGCGGTAACACAGTTAAGGGTTTGA
- a CDS encoding acyl-CoA dehydrogenase family protein, with translation MSQLEQAVPDTFVTTSLENLPNIFDQVEALAKDFATRAGVHDKDGSFPFENFTALHKAGLLSLTIPRELGGEGLGLATICRVIEGIARGDASTALVLTMHYLQHANAARSRRWHPEVYKRLCRESIEGIALINAARVEPELGTPARGGLPATIAERTKEGWRLTGHKQYTTGSPILSYFVVWALTTEDAPQVGNFLVPRDLPGLQIVETWDHLGMRATGSHDLILENVLIPLEYALNINPISAVPSFDPLISTWGSLTISALYLGVATSARDWLVKYLWERSPSNLKEPLATLPRFQTAVGEIEALLFANNRLIYSLAEDIDRREYESSVGLQSQAVKYLTTTNSIRAVEIALELTGNPGMLKKNPLERHYRDVLCSRIHTPQNDVICQSLGKSVLKVK, from the coding sequence ATGTCACAGTTGGAGCAAGCAGTGCCAGACACCTTTGTAACCACCAGCTTAGAAAATCTTCCTAATATTTTCGACCAGGTTGAGGCTTTAGCCAAGGACTTTGCCACCCGTGCAGGGGTACACGACAAAGACGGTTCTTTTCCCTTTGAAAATTTTACAGCTTTGCATAAAGCAGGATTACTCAGTCTCACCATTCCACGGGAATTAGGTGGTGAGGGTTTAGGGCTGGCAACTATCTGCCGAGTGATTGAAGGGATAGCGCGTGGGGATGCTTCAACTGCGCTAGTATTGACCATGCACTATCTTCAACATGCCAATGCAGCCCGTAGCCGTCGCTGGCATCCAGAGGTATATAAACGCCTGTGTCGTGAATCAATCGAAGGCATTGCCCTGATCAATGCGGCCCGTGTCGAACCAGAGTTAGGAACACCAGCTAGAGGTGGATTACCTGCCACAATTGCCGAACGGACAAAAGAGGGTTGGCGTTTAACAGGCCATAAGCAATACACCACGGGTAGTCCCATTCTCAGTTACTTTGTTGTTTGGGCGCTGACAACTGAGGATGCACCCCAAGTTGGCAATTTTCTAGTTCCGCGCGATTTACCTGGTTTGCAAATTGTCGAAACCTGGGATCACTTGGGGATGAGGGCTACAGGTAGCCACGATCTGATTTTGGAAAATGTATTAATTCCCTTAGAGTATGCCCTAAATATCAATCCCATATCTGCTGTGCCATCCTTTGATCCACTGATTTCCACTTGGGGCAGTTTGACCATCAGTGCGTTATATCTTGGTGTTGCGACTAGTGCGCGAGACTGGCTTGTTAAATATCTGTGGGAGCGATCGCCTTCTAATCTCAAAGAGCCATTGGCAACTTTACCACGCTTTCAAACTGCCGTGGGTGAGATAGAAGCATTGCTGTTTGCTAACAATAGATTAATTTATAGTTTGGCTGAAGATATCGATCGGCGCGAGTATGAGTCCAGCGTAGGATTACAGTCACAAGCTGTTAAATATCTCACCACAACTAACTCAATTCGTGCTGTGGAGATTGCCTTAGAATTGACTGGTAATCCTGGGATGTTAAAAAAGAATCCTTTAGAGCGACACTATCGTGACGTTCTATGCAGCCGTATTCATACACCGCAAAATGATGTTATTTGTCAGTCATTAGGGAAGTCGGTGCTGAAAGTCAAGTGA
- a CDS encoding GNAT family N-acetyltransferase → MIIKELTRYDAENYRQIRLEALYRNPDSFGTTYQEEAIKTIEQFRDRISIDNNNFILGCFEDKELIAIVAFHQESRIKLRHKAYISSMYVQEEYRGKRIGKLLLNELIERAKTIIEIEILLLDIVQNNFFAKQLYLSLGFQIYGLEKMAYKFNNQYFDLELMYLKIK, encoded by the coding sequence ATGATAATTAAAGAATTAACAAGGTATGATGCAGAAAATTATAGACAGATCAGATTAGAAGCTTTATATAGAAATCCAGATTCATTTGGTACAACATATCAAGAAGAAGCAATTAAGACGATAGAACAATTTCGGGATAGAATCTCAATAGATAACAACAACTTTATTTTGGGCTGCTTTGAGGATAAAGAGTTAATTGCAATAGTCGCATTTCACCAAGAATCAAGAATAAAACTCAGGCATAAAGCATATATTAGTAGTATGTATGTTCAAGAAGAATATCGAGGAAAACGTATAGGTAAATTATTACTAAATGAATTAATTGAAAGAGCAAAAACTATTATTGAGATAGAAATATTATTGCTTGATATTGTTCAAAATAATTTCTTCGCAAAACAACTTTATTTATCGTTGGGTTTCCAAATATATGGATTAGAGAAAATGGCGTATAAATTTAATAATCAATATTTTGATCTGGAGCTTATGTATTTAAAGATTAAGTAA
- a CDS encoding D-2-hydroxyacid dehydrogenase, whose protein sequence is MVKLILPDHLIADIEPHLPSDIDVVEVDSEGNLDGDASDAEVYVNGFYLKTSTLDKVLTAAPRLRWQQSPSAGVNHILTPNFLQKDIILTNGAGVHAIPISEFVLAFMLYHAKNLRKLQTLQDAHTWVRGVFLEELADATLLILGTGNIGQAIAARAQAFGVKVWGSRRHPEPLPNFDKIVGADEWRSLLPAADYVVIATPLTPETKGLIDEAALRSMRQSAYLINIARGAIVDEAALLTALREGWIAGAGLDTMATEPLPPESPLWSLPNAFITPHCSALSPRLRERIAQLFIDNLKRYQTGKPLRNIVDKKAGY, encoded by the coding sequence ATGGTCAAACTAATTTTACCCGATCATCTCATTGCTGATATTGAGCCACACCTACCATCTGATATAGATGTTGTGGAGGTGGATAGTGAAGGTAATCTTGATGGTGATGCCAGTGATGCAGAAGTTTATGTGAACGGATTTTACCTCAAAACTTCTACTCTTGACAAAGTGCTGACAGCAGCGCCCAGGCTGCGTTGGCAACAGTCGCCGAGTGCTGGCGTGAATCATATCCTCACGCCAAATTTTTTGCAAAAGGATATTATTCTCACTAATGGCGCAGGGGTTCATGCGATTCCAATTTCGGAATTTGTACTGGCATTCATGCTGTATCACGCCAAGAATCTGCGGAAATTGCAAACTTTGCAGGATGCACACACTTGGGTAAGAGGTGTATTTCTTGAAGAGTTAGCAGACGCGACTTTATTAATTCTCGGTACTGGGAATATTGGTCAAGCGATCGCGGCTCGCGCTCAAGCCTTTGGTGTTAAAGTTTGGGGTAGTCGCCGTCATCCCGAACCCCTACCAAATTTTGACAAGATTGTAGGTGCTGATGAATGGCGATCGCTCCTGCCAGCAGCCGACTATGTAGTAATTGCTACGCCACTAACTCCAGAAACTAAAGGCTTGATCGATGAAGCTGCATTGCGCTCTATGCGTCAGTCTGCTTACCTAATTAATATTGCTCGTGGTGCGATCGTGGATGAAGCCGCATTGCTCACTGCACTACGTGAAGGATGGATTGCTGGTGCTGGATTAGATACTATGGCTACAGAACCTCTACCACCGGAAAGTCCCTTATGGTCGTTGCCAAACGCCTTTATTACACCCCATTGTTCAGCCCTTTCGCCACGCTTGAGAGAGCGCATAGCACAACTGTTTATCGACAATCTTAAACGCTACCAAACTGGCAAGCCCTTACGGAACATCGTAGACAAGAAAGCAGGATACTGA
- a CDS encoding ATP-binding cassette domain-containing protein: protein MSSNIQGTQLSILDLTKTFGKKTVLNSLNLEVEPGEFVAIVGRSGCGKSTLLRLISGLDKASSGGILLDGEPLRRLSGSVRVMFQDPRLLPWKRVIQNVGLGLQGDWREKALWALNKVGLKDRADEWPYVLSGGQRQRVSLARALVSQPRLLLLDEPLGALDALTRQEMQNLIENLWQERRFTAFLVTHDVEEAVALADRVIVIDEGQISLDLPVKLSRPRDRSSEVFINIREAVLQRVMNNESNQPNNQLLQLSS, encoded by the coding sequence GTGAGTTCTAATATACAGGGCACGCAACTAAGTATTTTGGATTTGACGAAGACTTTTGGTAAGAAAACTGTTTTAAATTCGCTGAATTTAGAAGTTGAACCAGGTGAATTTGTCGCTATTGTCGGACGTAGCGGTTGTGGTAAGAGTACTTTATTGCGTCTTATATCAGGATTAGATAAAGCAAGTTCAGGTGGAATACTATTGGATGGAGAACCACTGCGTAGACTCAGCGGCTCTGTAAGAGTAATGTTTCAAGATCCTCGTTTGTTACCGTGGAAGCGCGTTATCCAAAACGTAGGGTTAGGTCTACAAGGCGATTGGCGTGAAAAAGCTTTGTGGGCACTCAATAAAGTCGGACTCAAAGATAGGGCTGATGAGTGGCCTTATGTTTTATCTGGTGGACAACGACAACGGGTGTCATTGGCAAGAGCGTTAGTCAGTCAACCCCGTTTGTTATTGTTAGATGAACCTTTGGGAGCATTAGATGCTCTAACTCGCCAAGAAATGCAGAATTTGATTGAGAATCTGTGGCAAGAGCGGAGATTTACTGCGTTTTTGGTAACTCACGATGTAGAAGAAGCTGTAGCTTTGGCAGACCGAGTGATAGTGATTGATGAAGGACAAATTTCTCTCGATCTACCTGTGAAACTTTCACGCCCACGAGATAGAAGTAGCGAAGTATTTATTAATATTAGAGAAGCAGTTCTCCAGCGAGTAATGAACAATGAAAGTAATCAGCCAAACAACCAATTATTGCAGTTGAGTAGTTAA
- the psb32 gene encoding photosystem II repair protein Psb32: protein MKQLLKQVFNSQKHLIRLILPLVTVILAVSLFTTPALATGVDQIPNLTAGNKTWVLDQADVISRLNEGKISSTFEDLAKQTDQEVRIVTVRRLDYGETPESFTKELFKKWFPTKEAQANQTLLVIDTVTNGTAIITGDQVKPLLTDSIAESVATETVSVPLRNGNKYNQAFLDASDRLVAVLSGKADPGPPQITDNVQVEGTYKKAEETNQGNATAWVVGLLIAATVIPMATYYIYQINQPSSNG, encoded by the coding sequence ATGAAACAGCTCCTCAAACAAGTATTTAACAGTCAAAAACATCTCATCCGGCTAATTTTACCATTGGTGACGGTTATTCTAGCAGTTTCGCTGTTTACCACGCCAGCTTTAGCCACAGGCGTGGATCAAATACCCAACCTCACAGCAGGAAATAAGACTTGGGTGTTGGATCAAGCTGATGTCATCAGCCGTTTAAATGAAGGTAAGATTAGCAGCACTTTCGAGGATTTGGCAAAGCAAACAGATCAGGAAGTGAGAATTGTTACTGTTCGCCGTCTCGACTACGGTGAAACACCAGAAAGCTTCACCAAAGAGTTGTTTAAAAAATGGTTTCCCACAAAAGAAGCCCAAGCTAATCAAACTTTATTGGTTATTGATACAGTTACCAATGGCACTGCCATTATTACTGGGGATCAAGTCAAGCCTTTACTCACTGACTCTATTGCCGAGAGTGTAGCGACTGAAACGGTAAGTGTGCCGTTACGTAATGGTAACAAATATAACCAGGCATTTTTAGATGCAAGCGATCGCCTTGTAGCAGTCCTCTCTGGAAAAGCCGATCCAGGCCCACCCCAAATCACTGACAATGTGCAGGTAGAAGGTACTTATAAGAAAGCAGAAGAAACCAACCAAGGTAATGCTACTGCTTGGGTTGTAGGATTGTTAATTGCCGCCACCGTTATCCCAATGGCGACTTACTACATTTATCAGATAAATCAGCCATCATCTAATGGGTAA
- a CDS encoding D-2-hydroxyacid dehydrogenase, with amino-acid sequence MKLILPLDLVADIEPHLPPDTEVVRVDIEGNLDGDASDAEVYFSWFLSRSPTLHKIIAAAPTLRWHHAPNAGVNHILTPTYLERDIILTNGAGVHGIPIAEFVIAYILAHAKHLPELYALQAERHWKRGFAIEELTDATLLIIGAGGIGQEIAARAKPFGLRIIGSRRHPQELPNFDRVVGADEWRSLLPEVDYVVIATPLTPETKEFIDESVLRALPNHAYLINIARGGVVDESALIKALTQGWIAGAALDTVNSEPLPPESPLWSLPNIFITPHTSGHSPKSKQRSIALFIDNLKRYQAGQPLRNVVDKEAGY; translated from the coding sequence ATGAAGCTCATTTTGCCACTCGATTTGGTTGCTGACATTGAGCCTCATCTACCGCCTGATACAGAGGTTGTTAGGGTAGATATTGAAGGAAATTTAGATGGGGATGCTAGCGATGCTGAAGTTTATTTCAGTTGGTTTTTATCTAGAAGTCCGACGCTCCATAAAATAATAGCAGCAGCACCTACATTGCGTTGGCATCATGCACCAAATGCAGGTGTGAATCACATCTTGACACCAACTTATTTGGAAAGAGATATTATCCTCACAAATGGGGCTGGAGTACATGGAATTCCGATCGCAGAATTTGTGATCGCTTATATACTGGCTCATGCCAAACACCTGCCAGAATTATATGCTTTACAGGCAGAACGTCACTGGAAAAGAGGCTTTGCTATCGAAGAGTTGACAGATGCGACTTTGCTAATTATCGGTGCTGGTGGTATCGGTCAAGAAATCGCTGCCCGTGCTAAACCCTTCGGCTTAAGAATTATTGGCAGTCGCCGTCATCCCCAAGAGCTACCAAATTTTGATAGAGTAGTGGGTGCTGATGAATGGCGATCGCTCCTCCCAGAGGTTGATTATGTAGTGATTGCAACACCACTAACTCCAGAAACCAAAGAATTTATTGATGAATCTGTATTGCGAGCGCTGCCAAATCATGCTTACCTAATTAATATTGCTCGCGGTGGCGTAGTTGATGAATCGGCATTAATAAAAGCGCTCACTCAAGGTTGGATTGCAGGTGCAGCATTAGACACAGTTAATTCCGAACCGTTACCACCAGAAAGTCCTTTGTGGTCACTTCCAAATATCTTTATTACACCTCATACTTCCGGTCATTCACCAAAAAGTAAACAGCGTTCAATAGCACTATTTATCGACAATCTGAAGCGTTACCAAGCTGGTCAGCCGTTACGAAATGTAGTAGATAAGGAAGCGGGATACTAA
- a CDS encoding DUF4346 domain-containing protein, protein MDLIVEDLAAIDDKLSQRHIDLDPGGYFIIYLDKDARLIYAKHFTNVIDERGLAIDPETGKVIPARKKVERTYTTVFSARTAKELCVKIFEETQPSPVTQLDHAAYLGREFVRAEVALVTEQDYIQD, encoded by the coding sequence ATGGATTTAATAGTTGAAGATTTAGCCGCAATTGATGATAAACTTTCGCAGCGTCATATTGACCTCGATCCGGGTGGGTATTTTATCATTTACTTGGATAAAGACGCACGGTTAATTTATGCCAAGCATTTTACAAATGTGATTGATGAGCGTGGTTTAGCTATTGATCCAGAAACAGGGAAGGTAATTCCGGCGCGAAAAAAGGTAGAACGAACTTACACAACGGTTTTTAGCGCCAGAACGGCGAAAGAACTTTGCGTGAAAATTTTTGAAGAAACTCAGCCCTCTCCTGTAACTCAATTAGATCATGCAGCTTATTTAGGTCGAGAATTTGTTCGGGCTGAGGTGGCTTTAGTAACAGAACAAGACTATATTCAGGATTAA
- a CDS encoding patatin-like phospholipase family protein, which produces MTNNLNIQSVLTFDGQDDYIDFGKNDIGGVFAQGSSVFTILGWVNPHSLSNKATTYGTRNVFFARSSDRYSDNFEFGISEAGNLDVYIDEDVDNVIKTFGNGELTIRQWHFFAIVFNSGQLTIYLDEHQYNGSLAGSFLNKATSRVTLGATLHNQIYFTGQLANISVWNYPCSQVDIHRYRYQRLVGNEPGLVAYWALNEGQGTTVQDQSGNGHNGTLRGNPSWDLTQITFAIAQSSAEDEEKNQTVAEDNPVVTLSGSEDLAQEEVPKESPDLSELSVEVLNVEVLNVEVTTIDEAELQAESVEVPPIEETDVAPTPIVAATTTGVGKGKKGTKKQSEKSANIQTPVTPQAKQPEKTEKILNSESDVPEILTQQRSQKTINPKANPKYKILAIDGGGIRGIIPALILAEIERRTQKPIFSLFDLISGTSTGGILALGLTKPRLNSDLSDNLPVAQYSAEDLLQIYLEYGAEIFYEPFFERILGDLEDIFVQPKYSSEGREEILRQYFGDSLLENNLKEVFVTSYDIEQRIPVFFTNKIEKQQTVSRSFRKLCSGITLADAALATSATPTYFAPHRVPTSNNINGFYALVDGGVVANNPANLAIVEAQISRQEKKQLLNTEDILVVSLGTGSLTSVYPYKEVKKWGLLQWGRPLLNIVLDGGSEVVAGELERLFESSSKETKSSYYRFQTFLPQELEAIDNVKLENIRQLQALAHKLIAEKSQQIDELCSILSN; this is translated from the coding sequence GTGACAAACAACTTAAATATCCAATCAGTTCTAACGTTTGATGGTCAAGATGATTACATAGATTTTGGCAAGAATGATATTGGTGGTGTCTTTGCTCAAGGGAGTTCGGTCTTTACGATTTTAGGATGGGTGAATCCTCATAGCCTAAGCAATAAAGCTACTACTTATGGAACACGCAATGTTTTTTTTGCTCGTTCTTCAGATAGATATAGTGATAATTTTGAGTTCGGCATCAGTGAAGCAGGGAATCTAGATGTCTACATTGATGAAGATGTTGACAATGTTATCAAAACCTTTGGCAATGGAGAATTAACTATCAGACAATGGCACTTCTTTGCCATTGTTTTTAATAGTGGTCAACTGACTATATATCTTGATGAGCATCAATATAATGGATCTTTGGCAGGTTCCTTTTTAAACAAAGCAACTAGTCGTGTGACGCTTGGGGCAACTTTACACAACCAGATATATTTTACAGGACAATTGGCTAACATTAGCGTTTGGAATTATCCCTGCTCGCAGGTAGATATCCACAGGTATCGCTATCAGCGTCTAGTGGGAAATGAACCAGGATTAGTAGCTTACTGGGCATTAAACGAAGGACAAGGGACAACTGTTCAAGACCAGAGTGGAAATGGTCATAATGGAACCTTACGTGGTAATCCTAGTTGGGATTTAACACAAATTACATTTGCGATCGCTCAGTCGTCAGCTGAAGACGAAGAAAAAAACCAGACAGTTGCAGAGGACAATCCTGTGGTGACGCTATCTGGTAGTGAAGATTTAGCCCAAGAAGAAGTACCGAAAGAGTCTCCCGACTTGAGCGAACTGTCTGTTGAGGTTCTTAATGTTGAGGTTCTTAACGTCGAAGTAACTACTATCGACGAAGCCGAATTGCAAGCAGAATCCGTTGAGGTTCCTCCCATTGAAGAAACTGACGTTGCTCCAACTCCTATTGTGGCAGCAACGACAACAGGAGTTGGGAAGGGAAAAAAAGGGACAAAGAAACAAAGCGAAAAATCTGCCAACATTCAAACCCCTGTAACTCCCCAAGCAAAGCAGCCAGAGAAAACCGAAAAAATCCTAAATAGTGAAAGCGATGTACCAGAGATATTAACTCAACAGCGATCGCAAAAAACTATAAATCCGAAAGCTAACCCCAAATATAAAATACTTGCCATAGATGGAGGTGGTATTCGGGGTATTATCCCAGCGCTGATTTTAGCAGAAATAGAAAGGCGGACACAAAAGCCAATTTTTAGCTTGTTTGATTTAATTTCTGGCACTTCAACCGGAGGAATTCTCGCACTCGGACTAACTAAACCCCGATTGAATTCAGATTTATCTGACAACTTACCAGTCGCCCAATACAGTGCAGAGGATCTTCTGCAAATATATCTTGAGTATGGGGCTGAAATCTTTTATGAGCCATTCTTTGAAAGAATACTGGGTGATTTAGAAGATATCTTTGTTCAGCCTAAATATTCTTCTGAGGGAAGAGAGGAAATTTTAAGGCAATATTTTGGCGATAGCCTTCTAGAAAATAATCTTAAAGAAGTTTTCGTAACTAGCTATGATATAGAGCAGCGAATTCCCGTATTCTTTACAAACAAAATTGAAAAACAACAGACGGTATCTAGAAGCTTTCGCAAGTTATGTTCCGGTATTACACTCGCAGATGCAGCACTTGCAACTAGCGCGACTCCGACTTATTTTGCCCCCCATCGGGTTCCTACTTCTAATAATATCAACGGGTTTTATGCTTTAGTTGATGGCGGAGTGGTAGCTAATAATCCAGCAAATTTGGCTATTGTAGAAGCGCAAATTAGTAGACAAGAGAAAAAACAACTCCTCAATACAGAAGATATTTTAGTAGTTTCATTAGGTACTGGTTCCCTGACAAGTGTCTATCCTTATAAGGAAGTCAAAAAATGGGGACTATTGCAATGGGGAAGACCTCTTTTAAATATTGTGCTTGATGGTGGTAGCGAAGTGGTTGCGGGAGAATTGGAACGGTTATTTGAGTCTAGTAGCAAAGAAACGAAAAGTTCTTATTATCGGTTTCAAACATTCTTACCCCAAGAACTGGAAGCAATTGATAATGTCAAACTAGAAAATATTCGCCAGCTACAAGCATTAGCCCATAAACTGATTGCAGAAAAAAGTCAACAAATTGATGAGTTGTGTAGTATTTTGTCAAATTAA
- the ssuC gene encoding aliphatic sulfonate ABC transporter permease SsuC, with translation MTITFKHSKRDNNISLSEVLENPQIEKIVPWIVPVLVLLLWELASRTGLLSTRILPAPSGVIVTAIKLGSTGELFQNIAISAGRAISGFIVGGSIGFALGLLNGFSRVAEKLLDSSLQMLRTIPNLALIPLVILWFGIGDQARLFLVSMGVFFPLYLNTFHGIRSVDPGLIEMGKVYGLKTPQLLWQIIFPGALSSILVGVRFSLGIMWLTLIVAETIAADSGLGYMAMNAREFMQTDVVVLSIVIYALLGKLADAVARGLETKFLAWNPNYQKS, from the coding sequence ATGACTATTACCTTTAAACACAGCAAAAGAGACAATAATATCTCTCTGAGCGAGGTATTAGAAAACCCGCAAATTGAAAAAATAGTTCCCTGGATTGTGCCCGTTCTAGTTCTATTACTTTGGGAATTAGCTTCCAGAACTGGTTTACTCTCAACCAGAATTTTACCAGCCCCCAGTGGCGTAATCGTTACAGCAATTAAACTAGGCTCCACCGGAGAACTGTTTCAAAATATAGCAATTAGTGCTGGGCGGGCAATATCTGGTTTTATAGTTGGTGGCAGCATTGGGTTCGCTTTAGGATTGCTCAATGGCTTTTCTCGTGTGGCAGAAAAGTTATTAGATAGTTCCCTGCAAATGCTCCGAACTATCCCTAATTTGGCATTAATTCCGTTGGTAATTCTCTGGTTTGGTATTGGCGATCAAGCTAGATTATTTCTAGTATCTATGGGGGTATTTTTCCCTTTATATCTCAATACATTTCATGGTATTCGTAGTGTTGATCCTGGACTGATTGAAATGGGAAAAGTCTATGGATTGAAAACACCGCAACTTCTGTGGCAAATCATTTTTCCAGGAGCCTTGTCTTCGATTCTCGTTGGTGTCCGTTTTTCTTTGGGGATTATGTGGCTGACATTAATTGTGGCAGAAACGATCGCAGCAGATTCTGGACTTGGTTATATGGCAATGAATGCCCGCGAGTTTATGCAAACCGATGTTGTGGTCTTGAGTATTGTGATCTATGCACTGCTGGGTAAATTAGCAGATGCTGTTGCCAGAGGATTAGAAACAAAATTTTTGGCTTGGAATCCCAATTATCAAAAGTCATAA